In Irregularibacter muris, one DNA window encodes the following:
- a CDS encoding ribosomal protein L7/L12, translated as MEYISIVLVIFLFVIFSTNINEIQENQKQIKSKLDRIIEHLGLPQSTGIYIDEKLKEELIELHKKNKKVRAIKKLREATGMGLKEAKEYVDSL; from the coding sequence ATGGAATACATATCTATAGTTTTAGTTATTTTTTTATTCGTTATCTTTAGTACAAATATAAATGAGATACAAGAGAATCAAAAACAGATAAAATCAAAGCTAGATAGAATTATAGAGCATCTTGGATTGCCCCAGTCCACGGGTATATACATAGATGAGAAATTAAAAGAGGAGTTAATAGAACTCCACAAGAAAAACAAGAAAGTTAGAGCAATTAAAAAATTAAGAGAAGCTACAGGAATGGGGCTGAAGGAAGCCAAAGAGTATGTAGATAGTTTATAA
- a CDS encoding RNA polymerase sigma factor: MKQWDDSLETTIKAYSNMVYRLAFSQTRNKSDADDIYQEVFLRYIRKKPCFETEEHRKAWLIRVTVNCCKKMWALSWRKKSIALEETISFEMEEENNLYYELGKLPMKYRRVIHLFYYEDLSIQKISEILDQKPSTIRTQLTRARYKLKEILKEDYNV, from the coding sequence ATGAAACAATGGGACGATAGCCTAGAAACAACGATTAAAGCATATTCCAATATGGTGTATAGATTAGCTTTTTCCCAAACAAGAAATAAAAGTGATGCAGATGATATTTATCAGGAAGTTTTTTTACGATATATCCGAAAGAAACCCTGTTTTGAGACAGAGGAACATAGAAAAGCTTGGCTGATTCGGGTTACGGTAAACTGTTGTAAAAAAATGTGGGCGTTGTCCTGGAGAAAAAAGTCAATAGCCTTAGAGGAAACCATTTCTTTTGAAATGGAGGAAGAAAATAATCTTTATTATGAGCTTGGGAAACTGCCTATGAAGTATAGAAGGGTAATACACCTATTTTATTATGAGGACTTGAGTATCCAAAAAATCAGTGAAATTTTAGATCAAAAACCATCTACCATTAGAACCCAGCTTACCCGAGCAAGGTATAAACTAAAGGAAATTTTAAAGGAGGATTATAATGTTTAA
- a CDS encoding aromatic acid exporter family protein, which produces MKEHVIRGIKITSGMIVAILIAKALHMEFYTSVGTIVLVSMLDTKKQSLKIAGTRLLAAILSLALSCLLFSLFGFSITVFGIYLFIFTIMMSKFDTMIAIVLNVVLVLHVYSLKQISAAIILNEFLLMLLGITVALVFNAYNVNIEKEIKDYQKQLEKHLSSIFSNMSLCLINECNYERIEEQLRELKEIISAGKKRAYDYMNSYYLQHNNYYVEYFIMRSQQYYIIRSMQKLLLPEFLKKSEVMMLKYFTEEFFMNTRILDSYEIQLKALDAIKQHFYEAPLPTTHRQLKNRIALNQYLYSMEEITFIMIRFIEKFQSTELSQSSTLGSGYERKE; this is translated from the coding sequence ATGAAGGAACATGTGATCAGAGGTATAAAAATTACCTCGGGAATGATTGTGGCGATATTGATTGCTAAGGCTTTACATATGGAATTTTATACTTCGGTGGGCACCATTGTGCTGGTAAGTATGTTGGATACAAAAAAACAGTCCCTTAAAATTGCAGGGACTCGTTTATTGGCAGCTATCCTTTCCTTGGCACTGTCTTGCCTATTATTTTCCTTATTTGGATTTTCCATCACTGTATTTGGCATCTATCTATTTATTTTTACTATAATGATGTCAAAATTTGATACCATGATTGCTATTGTGCTTAATGTGGTGTTGGTATTGCATGTCTATTCCCTAAAACAGATATCAGCAGCTATAATTTTAAATGAATTTCTTTTGATGTTATTAGGGATTACTGTAGCCCTTGTTTTTAATGCCTATAATGTTAATATAGAAAAGGAAATTAAAGACTATCAAAAACAGCTAGAAAAACATCTTAGCTCTATTTTCTCCAACATGAGTTTATGTTTAATTAATGAGTGTAATTATGAAAGGATAGAAGAGCAATTAAGGGAGTTAAAAGAAATTATTTCCGCAGGGAAAAAAAGAGCCTATGATTATATGAATAGTTATTACCTACAGCATAATAACTATTATGTGGAGTATTTTATCATGCGTTCCCAGCAATATTATATTATTCGATCTATGCAAAAACTCTTACTTCCGGAATTTCTTAAGAAATCAGAGGTCATGATGTTAAAATATTTTACCGAAGAATTTTTTATGAATACTAGGATATTGGACTCCTATGAAATACAGCTTAAGGCCCTAGATGCAATTAAGCAACATTTTTATGAAGCTCCACTGCCTACAACCCATCGACAGCTAAAAAATAGAATAGCTTTAAATCAATATTTATATTCCATGGAGGAAATCACCTTCATTATGATAAGATTTATTGAAAAATTTCAGTCGACAGAACTGTCCCAGTCATCTACTCTAGGTAGTGGGTATGAAAGAAAGGAATGA
- a CDS encoding ABC transporter ATP-binding protein, with the protein MLKINNVSKTYKRGNKKALKDIHLNIQKGEFTALLGQNGAGKTTLINILGGNVHKSTGTVIIGDYDLDKNPLEIKKILSIVPQEIGSDYSFTLEDMLQKQSGYFGIKNNEEYIDELLTALSLQDKRKVTMRELSGGMKRRFLIAKALIHKPQLLILDEPTAGVDIELRQVMYKFLNKLHEEGTTIILTTHYIEEAEKLCKRIVVIDQGEIIADQPKEELMKVFSQHVTVDFEFDYDIPHQEIEFLKEFSPRIQGDRRLCLKVEKNGLSRLMKMVSDQGLNFIDVTVNKPKLEDIYLNLIRHDRGDNHENIL; encoded by the coding sequence ATGCTGAAAATAAACAATGTTTCAAAGACTTATAAAAGAGGAAATAAAAAGGCTTTAAAGGATATCCATTTAAATATTCAAAAAGGAGAATTCACTGCTTTATTAGGACAAAATGGAGCAGGAAAAACTACCCTCATCAATATCCTGGGAGGAAATGTGCATAAAAGTACAGGAACTGTAATTATTGGAGACTATGATTTAGACAAAAATCCCCTAGAAATTAAAAAAATTCTCAGTATTGTACCCCAGGAGATAGGCAGTGACTATAGTTTTACCTTAGAAGATATGTTACAAAAACAATCAGGTTATTTTGGAATAAAAAATAATGAGGAATATATAGATGAGCTCTTAACGGCCCTATCTTTGCAGGATAAAAGAAAGGTCACTATGAGGGAATTATCTGGAGGAATGAAAAGAAGATTTTTAATTGCCAAGGCCCTCATTCATAAACCTCAACTTCTTATTTTAGATGAGCCTACTGCAGGAGTAGATATAGAACTACGCCAGGTTATGTATAAGTTTTTAAACAAACTTCATGAGGAAGGTACCACCATTATTTTGACTACCCATTATATAGAAGAGGCAGAAAAGCTATGTAAAAGAATCGTCGTCATCGACCAAGGAGAAATCATAGCAGACCAACCAAAGGAAGAACTCATGAAGGTCTTTTCCCAGCATGTTACTGTAGACTTTGAATTTGACTATGATATCCCTCACCAGGAAATAGAATTTCTAAAAGAGTTCAGCCCTAGGATTCAGGGAGATAGAAGACTTTGCCTAAAGGTGGAAAAGAATGGTTTATCGAGACTGATGAAAATGGTAAGTGATCAAGGACTGAACTTTATAGATGTAACGGTAAACAAGCCCAAATTAGAGGATATTTACCTAAATCTAATCAGACACGACAGGGGGGATAATCATGAAAATATTTTATAA
- a CDS encoding ABC transporter permease produces MKIFYNSLGFRTLLYREIHRFFKVFVQTILAPLLSNLLYLAVFGGMLKTREVGLEGVNYLHFLVPGLVTMGALMAAYQNPSFSLVQQKFQGTIQEINSYPISDMEKSMAFILGGTFRGILVGILTYVATLPFVGFYIEKPFLFFFSIILTSFIFSSLGLIFGLLLDNFEKMNFILAIVITPLSYLGGVFFEISKLSGILAYLGLLNPIYPLVSITRYAYLGFNEGSIIAQGSSAAIFLVVTFVTSILLFKKGIGIKVR; encoded by the coding sequence ATGAAAATATTTTATAATTCCTTGGGTTTTAGAACCCTTTTATATAGAGAAATTCATCGTTTTTTCAAGGTGTTTGTTCAAACCATTTTAGCACCACTTTTATCCAATCTCTTGTATTTGGCAGTCTTTGGAGGGATGTTAAAGACTAGGGAGGTAGGACTAGAAGGGGTGAATTATCTACATTTTTTAGTGCCCGGTTTGGTAACCATGGGAGCACTTATGGCAGCCTATCAAAATCCTTCTTTTTCCTTGGTACAACAGAAATTCCAAGGGACCATTCAAGAAATCAATAGTTATCCCATATCGGATATGGAAAAATCCATGGCCTTTATCTTAGGAGGGACCTTTAGGGGTATTTTAGTAGGGATTTTGACCTATGTGGCAACTCTACCTTTTGTAGGGTTTTATATAGAAAAGCCATTCCTTTTCTTTTTCTCGATTATTCTTACTTCCTTTATATTTTCTTCTCTAGGATTGATTTTTGGATTATTATTGGATAATTTTGAAAAGATGAACTTTATTTTAGCCATTGTCATCACTCCCCTATCCTATTTGGGAGGCGTATTTTTTGAAATATCTAAGCTTTCAGGAATTTTAGCTTACCTAGGCCTTCTAAATCCTATCTATCCTTTGGTGAGCATCACAAGATATGCCTATCTAGGATTTAATGAAGGCAGTATTATAGCCCAAGGTAGTTCAGCGGCTATATTTTTAGTGGTGACCTTTGTGACTTCTATTCTATTATTTAAGAAGGGAATAGGAATAAAGGTCCGATAG
- a CDS encoding aspartyl-phosphate phosphatase Spo0E family protein gives MNRDRRKKHQVKNKDKQIDNHGLKKMRQEIEDLRDELNKKTLANDKGISNQETLELSQKLDQLITKYLKNL, from the coding sequence GTGAATAGGGATAGAAGAAAAAAACATCAAGTCAAAAACAAAGATAAACAGATAGACAATCATGGGTTAAAAAAAATGAGGCAGGAGATAGAAGACCTAAGGGATGAGCTCAATAAAAAAACTTTAGCAAATGATAAGGGAATAAGTAATCAAGAAACTCTAGAATTAAGCCAAAAACTAGATCAACTAATTACAAAATATTTAAAAAATCTATAG
- a CDS encoding YaaL family protein, which produces MKAMEQLKEREGMDFLKQWWQELSKLWTRQTPEEIEEAKKKQKTKEFVILVNKAKEDWKDALNYFEEVTDPDLIELAIYRIEATRTFYIYLLKEAKRKGIRAEA; this is translated from the coding sequence ATGAAAGCTATGGAACAACTTAAAGAAAGAGAAGGCATGGATTTTTTAAAGCAATGGTGGCAAGAACTTTCTAAGCTGTGGACAAGACAAACTCCAGAAGAAATAGAAGAGGCTAAAAAGAAACAAAAGACCAAAGAATTTGTAATCTTAGTTAATAAGGCCAAAGAAGATTGGAAGGATGCTCTAAATTATTTTGAAGAAGTCACTGATCCAGATTTAATAGAATTGGCTATTTATCGTATAGAAGCTACGAGAACTTTTTATATCTATTTATTAAAAGAAGCAAAGAGAAAAGGAATTCGAGCGGAGGCATAA
- a CDS encoding pro-sigmaK processing inhibitor BofA family protein, with translation MGIEIEVLIAYGFALVLLYITGYILYKLFSKPLKWLGVLLFNGILGGIMLFLINMVGGYFDFYMAVNPITVLVAGFLGVPGIVLMIILKNIL, from the coding sequence TTGGGAATAGAAATAGAAGTTTTAATTGCCTATGGTTTTGCACTAGTACTTTTATATATTACAGGCTATATACTTTATAAGCTTTTTTCTAAACCATTAAAATGGCTAGGGGTTTTGCTATTTAATGGCATACTTGGGGGAATCATGCTATTTTTGATAAATATGGTGGGAGGATATTTTGATTTCTACATGGCTGTGAATCCCATAACTGTTTTAGTAGCTGGATTTTTAGGAGTACCCGGCATTGTATTAATGATTATTCTGAAAAATATATTATAA
- a CDS encoding 2-oxoacid:acceptor oxidoreductase family protein, translating to MGKMVEIRWHGRGGQGAKTASLLLADAAFDTGKYIQGFPEYGPERMGAPITAYNRISDDRITIHSNIYKPDYVVVVDETLLKAVDVAAGLKEDGGIIINTHKTPEELRPLLKGYKGKVYTIDAREVSMATLGRYFPNTPMLGAVVKISGIMGEDTFLESMKNSFAHKFATKPEVIQGNMQALEKAMQEVKGLE from the coding sequence ATGGGTAAGATGGTTGAAATCCGTTGGCATGGCCGAGGAGGACAAGGAGCGAAAACTGCTTCATTGCTATTAGCCGATGCAGCTTTCGACACTGGAAAGTATATCCAGGGATTTCCTGAATATGGTCCAGAGAGAATGGGAGCTCCAATTACTGCTTATAACAGAATTAGTGATGATAGGATTACCATTCACAGCAATATATACAAACCAGATTATGTAGTAGTAGTGGATGAAACATTATTAAAGGCAGTAGATGTTGCAGCGGGTCTAAAGGAAGATGGAGGTATTATCATTAATACACATAAGACTCCAGAAGAATTAAGACCATTACTTAAAGGTTACAAAGGTAAGGTATATACCATAGATGCAAGAGAGGTGTCTATGGCAACTCTAGGTAGATATTTCCCCAACACTCCAATGCTTGGTGCTGTTGTGAAGATTTCTGGTATTATGGGAGAAGATACATTCTTGGAATCAATGAAAAATTCTTTTGCTCATAAATTTGCTACTAAGCCTGAAGTTATCCAAGGAAATATGCAAGCTTTAGAGAAAGCTATGCAGGAGGTGAAAGGCCTTGAGTAA
- a CDS encoding 4Fe-4S binding protein, with protein MSKKQYNFNADATWEELTPGGNIYKAGSAHDFNTGDWRSMKPIWVEEKCKQCMLCPPTCPDSSIPVKDGKRLDFDYDHCKGCGVCVAVCPFEAIKFVEEGSEEVK; from the coding sequence TTGAGTAAGAAACAATATAATTTTAATGCAGATGCTACTTGGGAAGAGTTAACTCCTGGGGGTAATATTTATAAAGCAGGTAGTGCTCATGATTTTAATACAGGGGACTGGAGATCTATGAAGCCTATTTGGGTGGAAGAAAAGTGTAAACAATGTATGCTTTGTCCTCCAACCTGTCCTGATAGCTCAATTCCTGTAAAAGATGGAAAAAGATTAGATTTCGACTACGATCATTGCAAAGGCTGTGGAGTTTGTGTAGCCGTTTGTCCTTTTGAAGCAATTAAATTCGTAGAAGAAGGAAGCGAGGAGGTTAAGTAA
- the porA gene encoding pyruvate ferredoxin oxidoreductase: MGIRERLSGNEAVAIAMKQVNPDVMAAFPITPSTEIPQYFSQFVANGTVDTEFVAVESEHSAMSACIGAATAGARTCTATSANGLALMWEMLYIAASNRLPIILGAVNRALSGPINIHNDHSDTMGARDSGWIQLYSETNQEAYDNTIQAFRIAEHLDVQLPVMVCQDGFITSHAIENIELIEDDKVKDFVGEYTPENYLLNRENPMAAGPLDMPPYYFEHKYQQAVACENAKEVILEVAKEFEAMTGRKYGFFEEYKLDDADVAIVILNSTAGTAKAVVDELRKEGVKAGLLKIRMFRPFPAKEIAEALKGKKAVAVMDKSEMFGTNGGPVFNEVRSAMYDFANDVKVISYIYGLGGRDVRTDDIKVVYENLMEIEKSGQVDEVYNYLGLKK; this comes from the coding sequence ATGGGTATTCGAGAAAGATTAAGTGGTAATGAAGCAGTAGCAATTGCTATGAAACAAGTTAATCCTGATGTAATGGCAGCATTCCCCATTACACCATCTACTGAAATTCCTCAATATTTTTCACAATTTGTTGCCAATGGAACTGTAGATACTGAATTTGTTGCTGTTGAAAGTGAGCATAGTGCTATGAGTGCTTGTATTGGTGCCGCTACAGCAGGTGCTAGAACTTGTACAGCAACTTCTGCCAACGGACTAGCCCTAATGTGGGAAATGCTATATATTGCGGCTTCCAATAGATTACCTATTATTTTAGGTGCTGTAAATAGAGCATTATCTGGCCCAATCAATATTCATAACGATCATAGTGATACTATGGGAGCAAGAGATTCTGGCTGGATTCAATTATATTCAGAAACGAACCAAGAGGCTTATGATAATACAATCCAAGCCTTCAGAATTGCAGAACATTTAGATGTTCAATTACCGGTTATGGTATGTCAAGATGGTTTCATCACTAGCCATGCCATTGAAAATATTGAATTAATTGAAGACGATAAGGTAAAGGATTTTGTAGGAGAATATACCCCAGAAAATTACCTTTTAAACAGAGAAAATCCAATGGCTGCTGGTCCTTTGGATATGCCTCCATATTATTTCGAACATAAATATCAACAAGCAGTGGCATGTGAAAATGCTAAAGAAGTTATTCTAGAGGTTGCTAAAGAATTTGAAGCAATGACTGGAAGAAAATATGGTTTCTTTGAAGAATATAAATTAGATGATGCTGATGTTGCTATTGTTATTCTTAACTCTACTGCTGGTACCGCAAAGGCTGTTGTAGATGAGTTAAGAAAAGAAGGCGTAAAAGCAGGTCTCTTAAAAATAAGAATGTTCAGACCATTCCCAGCTAAGGAAATTGCTGAAGCTCTTAAGGGGAAAAAAGCAGTAGCTGTTATGGACAAATCTGAAATGTTTGGAACCAATGGTGGTCCTGTATTTAACGAAGTTAGAAGTGCAATGTATGATTTTGCAAATGATGTTAAAGTAATTAGCTACATCTATGGCCTTGGCGGAAGAGATGTTAGAACTGATGATATCAAGGTTGTATATGAGAACTTAATGGAAATTGAAAAATCCGGTCAAGTAGATGAGGTTTACAACTATTTAGGATTAAAAAAGTAG
- a CDS encoding thiamine pyrophosphate-dependent enzyme produces MAYKLKEVMSKPERLTGGHRMCAGCGAPPVVRTVLRALKPEDHAVVGSATGCLEVSTFIYPYTAWKDSFIHSAFENAGATVSGAEAAYKAMKRKGKIEGDTKFITFGGDGGTYDIGFQSLSGAMERGHDMVYVCYDNGAYMNTGIQRSSATPKYADTTTSPAGKVIKGKQQSRKDLTQIMAAHNIPYVGQSALIGNFKDLYEKSEKAIYTEGAAFLNVLAPCPRGWRYDTPKLMEISKLAVETCYWPLFEVIDGEWKLNYKPKNKRPIEDFLKIQGRFKHLLKPENKDLLEDFQAEVDRRWNELLLRCGEA; encoded by the coding sequence GTGGCATATAAATTAAAAGAAGTGATGAGTAAACCAGAACGATTAACTGGTGGACATAGAATGTGTGCTGGTTGTGGTGCTCCTCCTGTAGTAAGAACAGTGCTTAGAGCATTAAAACCAGAAGATCATGCCGTTGTAGGATCTGCAACAGGATGTTTAGAGGTATCTACCTTTATTTATCCTTATACAGCCTGGAAAGATTCCTTTATTCATAGTGCTTTTGAAAATGCCGGTGCAACAGTATCTGGAGCCGAAGCAGCTTATAAAGCAATGAAAAGAAAGGGAAAAATAGAAGGAGATACCAAATTCATTACTTTTGGTGGAGATGGTGGAACCTACGATATCGGTTTCCAATCCCTATCAGGAGCTATGGAAAGAGGACATGATATGGTATATGTATGCTATGATAATGGAGCATATATGAATACAGGTATTCAAAGATCCTCTGCAACTCCAAAGTATGCAGATACTACTACTTCTCCAGCTGGTAAAGTAATAAAAGGGAAACAACAATCTAGAAAAGACTTAACACAAATTATGGCAGCCCACAATATTCCATATGTAGGGCAATCTGCTTTAATCGGTAACTTTAAAGATCTTTATGAAAAATCTGAAAAAGCTATCTATACTGAAGGAGCAGCTTTCTTAAATGTTTTGGCTCCCTGTCCTAGAGGATGGAGATATGATACACCAAAATTAATGGAAATTTCCAAATTAGCAGTGGAAACTTGCTACTGGCCATTATTTGAAGTTATTGATGGAGAGTGGAAATTAAACTACAAACCAAAAAATAAAAGACCTATTGAAGATTTCTTAAAGATTCAAGGAAGATTCAAGCATCTTTTAAAACCAGAAAACAAAGATCTTTTAGAAGACTTCCAAGCAGAAGTAGATAGAAGATGGAACGAACTACTTCTTAGATGTGGAGAAGCATAG
- the ptsP gene encoding phosphoenolpyruvate--protein phosphotransferase: MIGIGASPGIAIGKALVLKHQEIEVSSKKIQSADQGAEVEKLEKAIDKSRKQLEAIKEKAVKELGESEAEIFSAHLMVLEDPEFVGQVKLDIENNLDNAAFATQKIMNQFVSIFESMDDEYLKERAADVKDVGTRIIKNILGIQSGDLSSMDEDAIILAYDLTPSDTAQMDKDRVLAFGTDIGGRTSHTAIMARSLEIPAVLGLGDITSQVKDGDIIILDGLSGEVLINPSEELLEKYEHKKREYQSYRKELEELKELPAKTLDGHEVEVAGNIGTPQDVEGVLNNGGQGIGLYRTEFLYMDRENMPTEEEQFVAYKEVLQGMEGKPVIIRTLDIGGDKKLPYLNLPEEMNPFLGWRAIRICLELKDMFKTQLRAILRASTYGQALIMFPMISGVQEVREAKTIVEEAKRELEAENIPFDKDIKIGIMVEIPSAAVSADIIAREVDFFSIGTNDLCQYTIAVDRMNEKVSYLYEPLHPAILRLVKNVIDASHQRGIFTGMCGEMAGDPINTLILLGLGLDEFSMSALTIPQIKKIIRNITLEEAKEIANEALSLATPEEIRDMVNEKLNKLNITIM, encoded by the coding sequence ATGATTGGAATTGGTGCATCTCCAGGAATTGCTATTGGAAAGGCTTTGGTATTAAAGCATCAGGAAATTGAAGTGAGCTCTAAAAAAATACAATCTGCTGATCAAGGAGCAGAGGTAGAAAAACTAGAAAAAGCCATTGATAAGTCCAGAAAGCAATTGGAAGCCATTAAAGAAAAAGCAGTTAAAGAATTAGGAGAATCAGAAGCAGAAATTTTTAGTGCCCATCTTATGGTATTGGAAGATCCGGAATTTGTAGGGCAGGTTAAACTGGATATAGAAAATAATCTAGATAATGCCGCCTTTGCTACCCAGAAAATTATGAACCAATTTGTGAGTATTTTCGAAAGTATGGATGACGAATATCTAAAGGAAAGAGCAGCAGATGTTAAGGATGTAGGGACGAGAATCATTAAAAATATTTTAGGGATACAATCAGGAGATTTAAGCTCCATGGATGAGGATGCCATTATATTAGCCTATGATTTAACTCCTTCGGATACAGCCCAAATGGATAAGGATAGAGTGTTGGCATTTGGAACAGATATAGGAGGACGTACATCCCATACAGCCATTATGGCAAGAAGTTTGGAAATACCAGCAGTACTAGGGTTGGGAGATATTACATCCCAAGTTAAAGATGGAGATATCATTATATTAGACGGTTTATCAGGAGAAGTGCTGATCAATCCTTCTGAAGAACTTTTAGAAAAATATGAACATAAAAAAAGAGAATATCAATCCTATAGAAAAGAATTGGAAGAATTAAAAGAACTGCCAGCTAAAACCTTAGATGGACATGAGGTAGAAGTAGCAGGAAATATTGGCACACCTCAAGATGTGGAAGGTGTCTTAAACAATGGAGGACAAGGTATTGGTCTATATAGAACAGAGTTTTTATATATGGACAGAGAGAATATGCCCACCGAAGAGGAGCAATTTGTAGCCTATAAAGAAGTATTGCAGGGAATGGAAGGTAAGCCTGTTATTATTAGAACCCTGGATATAGGTGGAGACAAAAAACTACCCTATTTAAACTTACCTGAAGAAATGAACCCCTTCTTAGGGTGGCGAGCAATTCGTATATGCCTTGAATTAAAGGACATGTTTAAGACGCAATTAAGAGCGATATTGAGAGCAAGTACCTATGGCCAGGCTCTTATTATGTTTCCGATGATTTCAGGAGTACAGGAAGTAAGAGAAGCAAAGACAATAGTAGAGGAAGCCAAGAGAGAACTAGAGGCAGAAAATATCCCCTTTGATAAGGATATCAAAATAGGTATTATGGTGGAAATTCCATCGGCAGCTGTTTCAGCAGATATTATTGCTAGAGAAGTTGATTTCTTTAGTATAGGAACCAATGATTTATGCCAATATACTATTGCAGTAGATAGAATGAATGAGAAGGTTTCCTATCTATATGAGCCCCTTCATCCTGCCATACTGAGATTGGTGAAAAATGTAATCGATGCATCCCACCAAAGAGGAATTTTTACAGGGATGTGCGGAGAAATGGCAGGAGATCCTATCAATACTTTAATTCTCTTAGGTTTGGGTCTAGATGAATTTAGCATGAGTGCTTTGACTATTCCTCAAATCAAAAAAATAATTCGCAATATTACTTTGGAAGAAGCTAAGGAGATAGCCAATGAAGCCCTTTCCCTAGCCACTCCAGAAGAAATAAGAGATATGGTTAACGAAAAATTAAATAAATTAAATATAACAATAATGTAG
- a CDS encoding HPr family phosphocarrier protein: protein MQKSVTVQNATGLHARPASMFIQTASKFKSDIFVIKDGNRINAKSIMGIMAAGISQGTEIIIEAKGPDEGEAVEKLAELVESKFGEE from the coding sequence ATGCAAAAATCAGTAACTGTTCAAAATGCCACAGGATTACATGCAAGACCAGCTTCCATGTTTATTCAAACAGCAAGTAAATTTAAATCAGATATTTTTGTCATTAAGGATGGAAACAGAATTAATGCAAAGAGTATTATGGGAATTATGGCTGCAGGTATTTCACAAGGAACTGAAATTATTATAGAAGCCAAAGGTCCAGATGAAGGGGAAGCAGTAGAAAAACTGGCAGAACTAGTGGAAAGTAAGTTCGGCGAAGAGTAA
- a CDS encoding YtxH domain-containing protein, with translation MSNQEKNNFWKGMFFGSLAGGVLGVLLAPQSGKETRKIIQDKGLEFQENIKEYGEDIMDTVSDHKEYVQNKIEKSADKIKEKVEGTKTKAYEKWEDIKEKAAAAQDTIEEEIEEIEEEIKEEIQEDKEEIEEEE, from the coding sequence ATGTCAAATCAAGAAAAAAATAACTTTTGGAAAGGAATGTTCTTTGGCAGTCTAGCAGGAGGGGTACTAGGAGTATTATTGGCACCTCAATCTGGTAAAGAGACAAGGAAGATAATTCAGGATAAAGGTTTAGAGTTTCAGGAAAATATCAAAGAATATGGCGAAGATATCATGGATACGGTATCAGACCATAAAGAATATGTGCAAAACAAAATAGAGAAAAGCGCCGATAAAATAAAGGAAAAGGTTGAAGGGACCAAGACAAAGGCCTATGAAAAATGGGAAGATATTAAAGAAAAGGCAGCGGCAGCCCAAGATACCATAGAGGAAGAAATCGAAGAAATTGAAGAAGAAATAAAAGAAGAAATCCAAGAAGATAAAGAGGAAATAGAAGAGGAAGAATAA